In the Microaerobacter geothermalis genome, one interval contains:
- a CDS encoding DMT family transporter: protein MLKSPYVLLVLATLFWGGNFTVGKYLVSYFPPVTMSVIRWTIAFLVMLPFAWKEFWIHRKIFLEQWKITLALAATGIAAFNALAYASMQYTTAINASLMNSMTPIFVIILSLLFLRERLSLYQLMGVILSMVGVLWIITKGNFYYLMTLQFNRGDLFMLAAIFSWSIYSVLTKKWGKMFPLKGTFLITMFLGIGFLLPFLWGEWDKIPREGISLSQIFSLAYISIFPSILSFICWNKAVMMAGPSKASIFLNLIVVFASVFSIIFLEERIGSPQIIGGTLVITGVYLSQRRGKRTLATEANSFSDSKEKKITMG from the coding sequence ATGTTGAAATCACCTTATGTATTGCTTGTACTTGCTACGCTGTTTTGGGGAGGCAATTTTACCGTGGGCAAGTATCTCGTTTCTTATTTTCCACCGGTAACCATGTCGGTGATTCGTTGGACGATTGCTTTTCTGGTGATGCTTCCTTTTGCCTGGAAGGAATTTTGGATTCACAGGAAAATATTCCTGGAACAGTGGAAGATCACCTTGGCCCTAGCGGCGACGGGAATAGCCGCATTTAATGCTCTGGCCTATGCTTCTATGCAGTATACAACAGCCATTAATGCTTCCTTGATGAACTCAATGACTCCGATTTTTGTCATTATTTTATCACTTTTGTTTCTCAGGGAAAGACTTTCTCTCTATCAACTAATGGGAGTTATTCTTTCGATGGTTGGAGTCCTGTGGATTATCACCAAGGGAAATTTCTATTATCTGATGACTTTGCAGTTTAATAGAGGCGATTTGTTCATGTTGGCCGCTATTTTTTCATGGTCCATCTATTCTGTTCTTACAAAGAAGTGGGGTAAGATGTTTCCGCTAAAGGGGACATTTCTGATTACCATGTTTTTGGGGATAGGGTTTCTCCTTCCTTTCCTCTGGGGGGAATGGGACAAAATTCCGAGGGAAGGGATATCTCTCAGCCAGATTTTTTCACTGGCATATATCAGCATTTTTCCTTCTATTCTCTCGTTTATTTGCTGGAATAAAGCCGTGATGATGGCGGGCCCGTCGAAAGCCTCTATTTTTTTGAATTTAATTGTTGTCTTTGCCTCTGTTTTTAGTATCATTTTTTTGGAAGAAAGAATTGGTTCCCCGCAAATCATTGGCGGAACTCTGGTGATTACCGGAGTTTATTTGTCCCAGCGAAGAGGCAAGAGGACATTAGCAACAGAAGCAAATTCATTTTCTGATAGCAAAGAAAAGAAAATAACGATGGGATAA
- the coxB gene encoding cytochrome c oxidase subunit II, whose translation MIQWQHVKRLIPLIGVMMLTLTGCGKPYLSALDPKGPVAEMQLSLIKLSLYIMIGVVLVVAIIFTYVLIRYRKRPNQDGIPEQVEGSAKLEILWTVIPIILLIILAVPMVSQTFTLAKDYSGESDTVRVKVIAHQFWWEFEYPDLGIKTAQELYIPTGKKIQFEITSADVIHAFWVPALGGKIDANPGMVNKMWLEADEPGVYQGRCAELCGASHALMDFSVIAVSSGEFEDWVKEMKTPPTETVDADLAKQGEEFFNQSCITCHAVNGTGGNFGPDLSTFGDRQKIAGILEFNEENLERWLKDPQGVKPGNKMPNLNLNDEQISGLVEYLVNLKR comes from the coding sequence ATGATTCAATGGCAACATGTAAAGCGTCTGATCCCATTGATCGGGGTGATGATGTTGACGCTGACAGGCTGTGGAAAGCCTTACTTATCTGCTTTGGACCCAAAAGGTCCAGTTGCAGAAATGCAATTGTCTCTAATAAAGCTTAGTTTGTACATTATGATCGGTGTGGTTCTCGTTGTAGCCATTATTTTTACTTATGTGCTGATTCGCTATCGAAAAAGACCAAATCAGGATGGAATTCCTGAACAGGTGGAAGGAAGCGCAAAGCTGGAGATTTTATGGACGGTCATTCCAATCATTCTCCTAATTATTCTTGCCGTACCCATGGTTAGTCAAACGTTTACTCTTGCTAAAGACTACTCCGGGGAAAGTGACACGGTGCGGGTAAAGGTTATTGCTCATCAATTCTGGTGGGAGTTTGAATATCCGGATTTGGGAATAAAAACTGCCCAGGAATTGTATATTCCAACGGGGAAAAAGATTCAGTTTGAAATTACCTCCGCTGATGTCATTCATGCATTTTGGGTGCCTGCCCTGGGAGGAAAAATTGATGCCAATCCAGGAATGGTAAACAAAATGTGGCTTGAAGCAGATGAACCTGGAGTATATCAGGGAAGATGTGCTGAACTGTGTGGGGCATCCCATGCCTTGATGGATTTTAGTGTAATCGCCGTTTCATCAGGTGAATTTGAGGACTGGGTAAAGGAAATGAAGACGCCGCCTACTGAAACCGTAGATGCGGATTTGGCCAAGCAGGGAGAAGAATTTTTTAATCAAAGCTGTATTACCTGCCATGCTGTAAACGGTACTGGCGGAAATTTTGGCCCTGATTTGTCTACATTTGGCGACCGACAAAAAATTGCGGGTATTCTGGAGTTTAACGAGGAGAATCTTGAGCGGTGGTTAAAGGATCCGCAAGGAGTAAAACCGGGAAATAAAATGCCTAACCTTAACTTAAACGACGAACAAATATCGGGTTTGGTCGAATATTTAGTGAATCTAAAGCGATAA
- the ctaD gene encoding cytochrome c oxidase subunit I → MSHSLSINKRTGIWDWLTTVDHKKIGIMYLAAAGLFFVIGGIEAFLMRLQLMYPNNDLFVGSTFNQLMTMHGTTMIFFVAMPAIFGFMNAVVPLQIGARDVAFPFLNSLGFWLFFLGGILLNVSWFAGGAPEGGWTAYAPLSSSSLYTGTGLDYYVLGLQISGAGSLMGGINFLVTIINMRAPGMTFMRMPLFTWTSFVISALILFAFPPLTVGLFLMFFDRLFDANFFDPTGGGNVVIWEHLFWIFGHPEVYILVLPAFGIFSEVIPTFSKKRLFGYHSMVFATVLIGFLGFMVWVHHMFTVGLGPLANSIFAVATMAIAVPTGIKIFNWLFTLWGGQIRFTTANIFALGFIPSFVMGGVTGVMLAMAPADFQFQDSYFVVAHFHYVILGGTVFGLFAGLYYWWPKIFGRMLNETLGKWHFWLFFIGFHITFFPQHLLGVWGMPRRVFTYLPNQGLDTGNFISTVGAFFMGAAVIVFLFNVIWTTKRGERAVNDPWDGRSLEWSISSPAPEYNFAQIPQIRGLDAYWVEKMAGNKEMKPSEPLGEIHMPSPSILPLIMSLGLFISSFGFIYHNYYIAGAGLLITFACMFIRSIKDDHGYHIKPDEMSERDRGITA, encoded by the coding sequence GTGTCTCATTCATTATCCATAAATAAGAGAACAGGTATATGGGATTGGTTAACCACCGTTGACCATAAAAAAATAGGAATCATGTATCTTGCAGCAGCGGGTTTGTTCTTTGTCATTGGTGGAATTGAGGCTTTTCTCATGCGCCTACAGTTAATGTATCCAAACAATGACTTGTTCGTAGGTTCGACCTTCAACCAATTGATGACCATGCATGGAACGACCATGATTTTCTTTGTGGCCATGCCGGCCATTTTTGGATTTATGAATGCTGTTGTTCCACTGCAAATTGGTGCGAGGGATGTAGCCTTTCCCTTTCTTAATTCATTGGGATTTTGGTTATTCTTTTTAGGCGGAATCCTGCTAAATGTAAGTTGGTTTGCCGGCGGTGCACCTGAAGGAGGATGGACGGCTTATGCCCCCCTTTCCTCGTCCAGTCTTTATACAGGAACGGGACTTGACTATTATGTACTCGGGTTGCAAATTTCCGGGGCCGGGTCGTTAATGGGTGGAATTAACTTCCTGGTTACCATTATCAATATGCGTGCCCCAGGCATGACTTTTATGCGTATGCCGTTGTTTACATGGACTTCCTTTGTGATTTCAGCACTGATTTTATTTGCGTTTCCTCCGTTAACCGTAGGATTGTTCTTAATGTTTTTTGATCGTTTATTTGATGCCAATTTCTTCGATCCAACTGGTGGTGGAAATGTTGTCATTTGGGAGCATTTGTTCTGGATCTTTGGTCACCCGGAAGTGTATATTTTGGTTCTGCCTGCCTTTGGAATCTTTTCTGAAGTCATACCAACATTTTCTAAAAAGAGATTATTTGGGTATCATTCTATGGTATTTGCAACCGTACTCATCGGCTTCTTAGGATTCATGGTTTGGGTTCACCATATGTTTACCGTAGGGTTGGGACCCCTTGCCAACTCTATCTTTGCTGTAGCCACCATGGCGATTGCTGTGCCTACAGGGATTAAAATCTTTAACTGGTTGTTTACTTTATGGGGTGGACAGATTCGTTTCACAACTGCAAATATTTTTGCCCTTGGTTTTATTCCTTCCTTCGTTATGGGAGGGGTAACCGGGGTAATGCTTGCCATGGCACCGGCAGATTTCCAATTCCAGGACAGTTATTTTGTGGTTGCCCATTTTCACTATGTGATTCTTGGCGGAACGGTGTTTGGTCTGTTTGCCGGACTTTATTATTGGTGGCCGAAAATTTTTGGTCGTATGCTAAACGAAACCCTTGGTAAATGGCATTTCTGGCTGTTTTTTATTGGTTTTCATATCACATTCTTCCCCCAGCATTTGCTTGGAGTGTGGGGAATGCCGCGCCGCGTGTTTACCTACCTGCCTAATCAAGGACTAGATACTGGAAATTTCATTAGTACCGTTGGAGCATTTTTTATGGGTGCTGCGGTGATAGTTTTCTTATTTAATGTCATTTGGACAACAAAACGCGGAGAACGGGCGGTGAATGATCCGTGGGATGGACGTTCATTGGAATGGTCGATTTCTTCACCAGCACCGGAGTATAATTTTGCACAAATTCCACAAATTAGGGGATTGGATGCCTACTGGGTAGAAAAGATGGCAGGAAATAAAGAGATGAAACCGTCTGAGCCCCTAGGAGAGATTCACATGCCTTCTCCATCCATTCTGCCTTTGATCATGTCTTTGGGGTTGTTTATCTCAAGTTTTGGCTTTATTTATCACAACTATTATATTGCAGGAGCTGGTCTTCTCATCACTTTTGCATGTATGTTTATTCGCTCCATAAAAGATGATCATGGATATCATATCAAGCCCGATGAAATGTCGGAGAGAGATAGGGGGATAACAGCATGA
- a CDS encoding cytochrome (ubi)quinol oxidase subunit III: MIGIGEHVKSTLPPEPEKATLEGKNKFLAFWFFLGGETVLFGSLFAVFLALRSQTLSGPGAEDLFRLPVVFLATIILLTSSMTSVLAIMAMHRNDLRMMQIWFLVTVVLGLAFLGLEVYEFAEYLNEGLGYTTSAFASAFYTLVGFHGAHVLFGVLWISTLLLKSKQKGINVVTAPKYFVASLYWHFVDVVWVFIFTVVYLMGKVG, encoded by the coding sequence ATGATCGGAATCGGAGAACATGTAAAATCCACTTTGCCTCCTGAACCGGAAAAAGCAACGTTGGAAGGTAAAAATAAATTTCTGGCATTTTGGTTCTTTTTAGGCGGGGAAACTGTGCTTTTTGGTTCATTGTTTGCTGTTTTTCTCGCTTTGCGTAGTCAAACCCTTTCCGGACCGGGAGCCGAGGATCTGTTTAGACTACCAGTTGTTTTCCTGGCCACGATTATTCTTTTGACAAGCAGCATGACAAGCGTTCTTGCAATTATGGCCATGCATAGAAACGATCTTCGTATGATGCAGATATGGTTTTTGGTTACGGTTGTTTTGGGATTGGCTTTCTTAGGTTTAGAAGTTTATGAGTTTGCTGAATATCTGAATGAAGGTTTGGGATATACAACCAGTGCCTTTGCGTCAGCATTTTATACTCTGGTAGGCTTTCATGGTGCACACGTACTTTTTGGAGTACTTTGGATATCAACCCTTCTTCTAAAATCCAAACAAAAGGGGATTAATGTGGTTACTGCACCCAAATATTTTGTGGCAAGTCTTTATTGGCATTTTGTAGACGTGGTTTGGGTATTTATCTTTACGGTGGTGTATCTGATGGGAAAGGTGGGTTAA
- a CDS encoding cytochrome C oxidase subunit IV family protein, producing the protein MDNQTQPYKSSKPHVISFILSLLVTLLAFWAVASEEVSAAFAVPFILLLAVIQVAFQLFYWMHMSERGHSYPLLFLGSGLLVVVVTVIAFAYWVWW; encoded by the coding sequence ATGGATAATCAAACACAACCTTACAAAAGTTCAAAACCGCATGTGATTTCATTTATATTATCTTTGCTTGTCACCTTACTCGCGTTTTGGGCAGTTGCCAGTGAGGAAGTATCAGCAGCATTTGCAGTACCGTTTATTTTACTGCTAGCTGTTATTCAGGTTGCTTTCCAGCTTTTTTATTGGATGCATATGAGTGAAAGAGGTCATTCATATCCATTGCTTTTCTTGGGAAGTGGACTATTGGTAGTTGTCGTGACGGTCATAGCATTTGCTTATTGGGTATGGTGGTAG
- a CDS encoding cytochrome c oxidase assembly protein, which translates to MVVVLLWDNYSFTQLWSPFLLVFTISLGILYTAVVGPYQHYVSNSTPVAKGKMLLFYLGLVLFYLSKGSPLDLIGHQYLFSAHMFQQALLYLFVPPLLLIGTPSWLIRWVIEKLLIKKLLQFFTHPLIAIMLFNVLFSFYHIPKIFDMMMINPVIGTIYQVILFATSFLMWWPIIGPLPEMNRLSDLLKFAQIVGNGILLYPACALIILADSVLYQSYVGVPQLFAFLPTLDDQQLGGVIMKIMQEIALGTALAYTFFQWVRKEKEKEEPEPIS; encoded by the coding sequence ATGGTGGTAGTTTTGCTTTGGGATAACTATAGTTTTACACAATTGTGGAGTCCCTTTCTTCTCGTATTCACGATTAGTCTCGGTATTTTATATACCGCTGTCGTTGGGCCTTATCAACATTATGTCTCCAATAGCACACCGGTTGCCAAAGGGAAAATGTTGCTGTTCTACCTGGGGTTGGTTCTATTTTATCTAAGTAAAGGAAGTCCTTTAGACCTAATCGGACATCAATATCTTTTCAGTGCCCATATGTTTCAGCAGGCCCTTTTATATTTGTTTGTACCGCCTTTACTTCTTATTGGGACTCCTTCTTGGTTGATACGTTGGGTGATTGAGAAGTTATTGATAAAAAAATTGCTTCAGTTTTTCACTCATCCATTAATTGCAATCATGTTGTTTAATGTCCTGTTCTCCTTTTACCATATACCAAAGATTTTTGATATGATGATGATCAACCCTGTCATCGGAACCATCTACCAAGTGATCTTGTTCGCGACATCTTTTTTGATGTGGTGGCCGATTATTGGTCCCTTGCCTGAAATGAATCGCTTGTCCGATCTGTTGAAGTTTGCCCAAATTGTCGGAAACGGAATTCTTTTATATCCGGCCTGCGCATTAATTATTTTGGCTGATTCGGTGTTGTATCAGTCGTATGTTGGAGTTCCGCAATTATTTGCATTCTTACCTACACTGGATGATCAGCAATTGGGCGGAGTGATCATGAAGATTATGCAGGAAATTGCATTGGGTACAGCATTGGCATATACCTTTTTCCAATGGGTGAGAAAAGAAAAGGAGAAGGAAGAACCAGAGCCGATCTCGTAA
- a CDS encoding DUF420 domain-containing protein has protein sequence MSQILALIGTSFNVISAILVAVGWRFVRAGRTNSHRKVMVFAFLFATGFFVIYVTRTLVIGNTPFGGPDELKGYYLIFLFFHIILVTISAVLWVITLYLAFNKKFSLHKRLGPWSAMIWFASVITGVILYIVLYEVYPSGTTTSLIKAILPN, from the coding sequence ATGTCACAAATCTTAGCGTTAATTGGAACCTCATTTAATGTCATCAGCGCCATTTTGGTAGCAGTAGGTTGGCGTTTTGTAAGGGCTGGTAGAACCAATTCACATCGAAAAGTGATGGTTTTCGCCTTTCTTTTTGCTACTGGATTCTTCGTCATATATGTCACTCGGACTCTGGTTATAGGGAATACCCCATTTGGCGGTCCGGATGAATTGAAAGGATATTATTTAATCTTTCTATTCTTTCATATTATTCTTGTCACGATCTCAGCCGTTTTATGGGTGATCACGTTATATTTGGCATTCAATAAAAAATTCTCACTCCATAAGCGACTGGGTCCTTGGTCCGCCATGATATGGTTTGCTTCTGTAATCACTGGCGTCATTCTCTATATTGTCTTGTATGAGGTTTATCCTAGCGGGACCACTACCAGTCTGATAAAAGCGATTCTGCCCAATTAA
- a CDS encoding COX15/CtaA family protein — protein sequence MRHRVSFITTIFTFIVLFLGNLVVATEAGDACGSDWPYCNGSLIPDFTDPLVVIEYSHRLFTGGLGFLILINFFVAWRKKRPGEKSVKVLAPLSVLLLFTQAFTGGLNVLLNTPPGFTTLDVSISLALLVSLVLLTVALKRKPVEKMEEADIDQQKKLKRLYIPSLFAISFLYFQIVLGAFFKHSGASEIVMGIQRSERLFHSIPLSQFLYFIHGIVSLGVAVAVAWVFFHALQKKVLVRSSLILVILVVFETIVGFMTVVTKIAVYSSSIHMIIATITLTVGAYIVGKAGFGEYFVIKEKNDHSDSSC from the coding sequence GTGAGACATCGCGTTTCTTTTATCACAACGATATTCACTTTTATCGTGTTATTTCTAGGGAACTTAGTAGTAGCCACGGAAGCCGGTGATGCCTGCGGCTCAGACTGGCCGTATTGTAATGGAAGTTTGATTCCTGATTTCACTGATCCTTTGGTTGTCATTGAATACAGCCATCGGCTTTTTACGGGCGGTTTGGGTTTTTTAATCCTCATTAACTTTTTTGTGGCCTGGAGAAAAAAGAGACCCGGAGAAAAGTCAGTAAAAGTTCTCGCACCTTTGAGTGTGCTCCTGCTGTTTACCCAAGCGTTTACTGGGGGATTAAATGTTTTATTAAACACTCCTCCAGGATTTACCACATTGGATGTATCCATTAGTTTAGCATTGTTGGTTAGCTTAGTTTTACTTACTGTTGCTTTAAAGCGGAAGCCGGTAGAAAAAATGGAGGAAGCTGATATCGATCAGCAGAAAAAATTAAAGAGGTTATATATTCCTTCTTTATTCGCAATTAGTTTCTTATATTTTCAAATTGTTTTGGGCGCATTTTTTAAGCATAGCGGAGCCAGTGAAATCGTCATGGGAATTCAACGATCTGAAAGGCTGTTTCACTCTATTCCCCTTTCACAGTTTCTCTACTTTATCCATGGAATTGTCTCATTGGGTGTAGCTGTCGCGGTAGCATGGGTTTTCTTTCATGCCCTCCAAAAGAAAGTACTTGTACGCTCATCATTGATTCTGGTCATTCTTGTTGTGTTTGAAACTATAGTCGGATTTATGACCGTCGTAACAAAGATAGCTGTTTATTCATCATCAATACACATGATAATTGCCACCATCACATTAACCGTTGGGGCCTACATTGTCGGAAAAGCTGGTTTTGGTGAATATTTCGTTATAAAAGAAAAGAATGATCATTCTGATTCAAGTTGTTGA
- the cyoE gene encoding heme o synthase: MERSISIESSVDHSVRDTVKAKASIKDYIMMTKPGITSSNVLGTLAGFMLAMGGSWFTTSSLWTLLWTVVGITLVISSGTTLNNVFDRDIDKYMERTQDRAITNGRISSRRATVLGIIFAILGEGILTLGVNPLAAILAFIGLFDYVVLYTAWSKRTTTLNTVIGGISGAMPLLTGYVAVTESLDIVAWTLFSFMFLWQTPHFLALAMRRVEEYRRVNIPMLPVVIGFKGTKRQILFYTAALVPVSLLLYYYQVVGALYLWVTGILGIIYLALAVKGVFIKEEKDIQWANIMFRYSIIYLTVIFLLLMVNAQ, from the coding sequence TTGGAACGTTCCATTTCCATTGAAAGCTCCGTTGATCATAGCGTGAGGGATACGGTCAAAGCGAAAGCATCCATTAAAGATTATATCATGATGACCAAGCCTGGGATTACTTCCTCCAACGTATTGGGGACACTGGCCGGTTTTATGTTGGCGATGGGAGGAAGTTGGTTCACTACCAGCTCCCTGTGGACGTTATTGTGGACGGTGGTTGGAATTACATTGGTTATCTCTTCTGGCACCACATTAAACAATGTATTCGATAGAGATATTGATAAATATATGGAAAGAACCCAAGACCGGGCCATTACCAATGGCCGGATTTCATCCCGTAGAGCTACGGTATTAGGAATCATCTTTGCGATTTTAGGTGAAGGAATATTAACCCTTGGAGTTAATCCATTGGCCGCTATATTGGCTTTTATCGGGCTGTTTGATTATGTAGTTCTATATACTGCATGGTCTAAACGAACTACAACTTTAAATACCGTCATTGGAGGCATTTCCGGGGCTATGCCTCTTTTGACAGGATATGTTGCTGTAACTGAATCTTTGGATATCGTTGCCTGGACACTCTTTTCCTTCATGTTCTTATGGCAGACACCCCACTTTTTGGCTTTGGCAATGAGAAGGGTGGAGGAATACCGGCGGGTCAATATTCCTATGCTACCTGTTGTCATTGGCTTTAAGGGAACAAAGAGGCAAATATTATTCTATACGGCAGCACTGGTTCCTGTTTCACTTCTGCTATATTATTATCAGGTAGTAGGGGCTCTTTATTTATGGGTAACCGGAATTCTGGGAATAATTTATCTTGCCTTGGCTGTTAAAGGGGTCTTTATAAAGGAAGAAAAAGATATTCAATGGGCGAATATCATGTTCAGATATTCAATCATTTATCTCACGGTTATTTTTTTATTATTGATGGTCAATGCCCAATAA